In a single window of the Deinococcus misasensis DSM 22328 genome:
- the pflB gene encoding formate C-acetyltransferase gives MTQTSNPTSNAWREFAGETWKNAVNVRRFIQDNYTPYTGNDTFLEKATERTHQLWDELSELLKLEREKGVLDVSSDIGSSITAHKPGYINQSLEIIVGLQTDAPLKRAIMPNGGIRMVKTSLEAYGYTLDPQIEQAYKLYRKDHNRGVFDVYNPEIRAARKSGIITGLPDAYGRGRIIGDYRRVPLYGVDFLLKDKQREYAELDGAAFTDDVLRQREELSEQYRALQELKEMAQSYGFDVSRPAENAREAVQWLYLAYLAAVKEQNGAAMSIGRISTFLDVYFERDLKDGIITEQQAQEMIDDLVIKLRIVRFLRTPEYDQLFSGDPTWVTECVGGMGEDGRPLVTKSSFRILNTLFNLGPAPEPNLTVLWSTALPEGFKDFCSKVSIETSSIQYENDDLMRPYWGDDYGIACCVSAMRIGKQMQFFGARANLAKALLYAINGGKDELSGATVAPGFEPITSEYLDFAEVYAKFDKMMDWLAKTYVQALNAIHYAHDKYAYERIEMALHDRDILRTLACGIAGLSVVTDSLSAMKYAKVKVIRDARGIAVDYEIEGDFPTYGNNDERADSIAVELVTTFMNKIKQYPTYRNAVPTQSVLTITSNVVYGKKTGNTPDGRRAGEPFAPGANPMNGRDKKGFIASGASVAKIPYEYAQDGISWTASATPDALGKTAEERITNLTNCLDAFAEAGGHHVNVNVLNRETLIHAMNHPELYPQLTIRVSGYAVNFVKLTREQQQDVINRTFHTRM, from the coding sequence ATGACGCAGACCTCAAACCCCACTTCCAATGCATGGCGCGAATTTGCTGGCGAAACCTGGAAAAATGCTGTCAACGTCCGTAGGTTCATTCAGGACAATTACACCCCCTACACCGGAAATGACACCTTCCTTGAAAAAGCCACCGAGCGCACCCACCAGCTCTGGGATGAGCTCTCTGAATTGCTCAAACTGGAACGCGAAAAAGGCGTTCTGGATGTGTCCAGCGACATCGGGTCCAGCATCACGGCCCACAAACCCGGTTACATCAACCAGAGCCTCGAAATCATCGTGGGTCTGCAAACCGATGCACCCCTGAAACGGGCCATCATGCCCAACGGGGGCATCCGCATGGTCAAAACCAGTCTGGAGGCCTACGGTTACACTCTGGATCCCCAGATTGAACAGGCGTACAAACTGTACCGCAAAGACCACAACCGGGGTGTCTTCGATGTGTACAACCCCGAGATCCGCGCTGCACGCAAATCGGGCATCATCACCGGTCTGCCTGACGCTTATGGCCGTGGACGCATCATCGGAGATTACCGCCGGGTGCCCCTGTACGGCGTGGATTTCCTGCTGAAAGACAAACAACGCGAGTACGCCGAACTCGATGGTGCTGCTTTCACCGACGATGTGCTGCGCCAGCGTGAAGAGCTTTCTGAACAGTACCGCGCCCTGCAAGAACTCAAAGAGATGGCCCAATCTTACGGCTTTGATGTGTCCAGACCCGCCGAAAACGCCAGAGAAGCCGTGCAGTGGCTGTACCTCGCTTACCTGGCTGCCGTCAAAGAGCAAAACGGGGCTGCCATGTCGATTGGTCGCATCTCGACTTTCCTGGATGTGTATTTTGAGCGGGACCTGAAAGATGGAATCATCACCGAACAGCAAGCACAGGAAATGATCGACGATCTGGTGATCAAACTGCGCATCGTGCGTTTCCTGAGAACCCCAGAGTACGACCAACTGTTCAGCGGAGACCCCACCTGGGTCACCGAATGCGTGGGTGGCATGGGCGAAGACGGACGGCCTCTGGTCACCAAAAGCAGCTTCCGGATTCTGAACACCCTGTTCAACCTCGGGCCTGCCCCAGAGCCCAACCTGACCGTGTTGTGGAGCACCGCACTGCCTGAAGGCTTCAAAGATTTCTGCTCGAAAGTCTCCATCGAAACCAGCAGCATCCAGTACGAAAACGACGACCTGATGCGTCCTTACTGGGGCGACGATTACGGCATTGCCTGCTGTGTGTCGGCCATGCGAATCGGCAAACAGATGCAGTTCTTTGGTGCCCGTGCGAACCTTGCCAAAGCCCTGCTGTACGCCATCAACGGCGGCAAAGACGAGCTTTCAGGTGCCACGGTGGCCCCCGGCTTTGAACCCATCACCAGCGAATACCTTGATTTTGCAGAGGTGTACGCCAAATTCGACAAGATGATGGACTGGCTGGCCAAAACCTACGTGCAGGCCCTGAACGCCATCCACTACGCCCACGACAAATACGCTTACGAGCGCATTGAAATGGCCCTGCATGATCGGGACATCCTGCGCACCCTCGCCTGCGGCATCGCCGGCCTGAGTGTGGTCACCGACAGCCTGAGTGCCATGAAATACGCCAAAGTCAAAGTGATCCGCGACGCCAGAGGCATCGCTGTGGATTACGAAATTGAAGGGGATTTCCCGACCTACGGCAACAACGACGAACGTGCCGACAGCATCGCCGTGGAACTGGTCACCACCTTCATGAACAAAATCAAACAGTACCCCACCTACCGCAATGCCGTCCCCACCCAGAGCGTTTTGACCATCACCAGCAACGTGGTGTACGGCAAGAAAACCGGTAACACCCCGGACGGACGCCGCGCCGGAGAGCCTTTTGCACCCGGAGCAAACCCCATGAACGGGCGCGACAAAAAAGGCTTCATCGCCTCGGGGGCCAGCGTGGCCAAAATCCCTTACGAATACGCGCAAGACGGCATCAGCTGGACCGCCAGTGCCACCCCGGACGCGCTGGGCAAAACCGCCGAAGAACGCATCACCAACCTGACCAACTGCCTCGATGCTTTCGCAGAAGCAGGGGGGCACCACGTGAACGTGAACGTGCTGAACCGCGAAACCCTGATCCACGCCATGAACCATCCCGAGCTGTATCCTCAACTGACCATCCGGGTCTCGGGTTATGCCGTAAACTTTGTGAAACTCACCCGCGAGCAACAACAAGACGTGATCAACCGCACGTTCCACACGCGGATGTAA
- a CDS encoding DJ-1/PfpI family protein, which yields MKPILRTSLCVLAAVTVPFAAGQYGSMQAHAFLFSTAPQTQVPAVAPPVLNPALPTVVVALGADVSEVADVLVPFQVFAASGKFNVVTAAPKRRPVALTGGLDLLPHFSFAELDQALSKPPALVVIPNIPFIRKPENAPVLSWLKQQSQHPETLLLSICSGADTLALTGALDGKKATGHWSELDALADRFPEVQWIDNQRYLDEGQTITAAGVLSGLDASLHVLERLSGTSIMEKTARKLDFARSPFLKDPTMDPLKINASDSIFLLNASYLWDRPAYQLPLQNNMDEMDLAAVVDTYPATFSATLTTTAPGPVKTRYGLDLLPRASSSTLPILKLSGAGFPFDVALKQLAEDQNVPTAVFGAKRLEYRSGPETFGGAGWWIPAIQRPLMLAILGIVLVLLLEQLFLRRSPKVRL from the coding sequence ATGAAACCCATCCTGCGGACCAGCCTGTGTGTGCTGGCAGCCGTGACCGTGCCTTTTGCAGCAGGTCAGTACGGTTCGATGCAAGCCCACGCTTTTTTGTTTTCAACAGCCCCTCAAACACAGGTGCCTGCTGTGGCCCCTCCTGTGCTCAATCCTGCTTTGCCAACCGTGGTGGTGGCTCTGGGAGCAGATGTCTCTGAAGTGGCCGATGTGCTGGTGCCTTTTCAGGTGTTTGCAGCATCGGGCAAGTTCAATGTGGTCACAGCCGCACCCAAACGCCGACCAGTGGCCCTGACGGGAGGCCTTGATCTGCTGCCCCACTTTTCCTTTGCAGAACTGGATCAGGCCCTCTCAAAGCCTCCTGCTCTGGTGGTGATTCCGAACATCCCCTTCATTCGCAAACCCGAGAATGCCCCGGTCTTGAGCTGGTTGAAACAACAGTCCCAGCATCCTGAAACCCTGCTGCTCAGCATTTGCAGTGGAGCGGATACCCTCGCACTGACCGGTGCACTGGACGGCAAAAAAGCCACCGGACACTGGAGTGAATTGGATGCTCTGGCGGACAGGTTCCCGGAGGTACAGTGGATCGACAACCAGCGTTATCTGGATGAAGGTCAGACCATCACAGCAGCAGGGGTGCTGTCCGGGCTGGATGCCAGCCTGCATGTGCTGGAACGGTTGTCTGGAACAAGCATCATGGAAAAGACTGCAAGGAAGCTGGATTTTGCCAGAAGCCCATTTCTGAAAGATCCCACCATGGACCCGTTAAAGATCAATGCATCAGACAGCATTTTCCTGCTAAATGCCTCCTACTTGTGGGACCGTCCAGCCTACCAGTTGCCCCTTCAAAACAACATGGATGAAATGGATCTGGCTGCCGTGGTGGACACCTATCCGGCAACTTTCAGCGCCACCCTCACCACCACCGCCCCGGGTCCCGTGAAAACCCGTTATGGACTGGACCTCTTGCCCAGAGCCAGCAGCAGCACTTTGCCCATCCTGAAGCTCTCTGGAGCAGGTTTTCCTTTTGATGTGGCCCTCAAACAACTGGCTGAGGACCAAAACGTGCCCACCGCGGTTTTTGGAGCCAAAAGGCTGGAGTACCGCTCTGGACCTGAAACATTTGGGGGTGCAGGATGGTGGATTCCTGCGATTCAGCGTCCTTTGATGCTGGCCATTCTGGGCATCGTGCTGGTGTTGCTGCTGGAACAACTTTTCCTGAGGAGATCCCCCAAGGTCCGTCTTTGA